GGCCTACTTTGTAACCGGCTTCTTGTAGAACGCTGGCGAGCATGTGGCAGGTAGATCCCTTACCGTTAGTTCCCGCAACGTGAATCGTGGGAAAACGCTCATGCGGATTCCCAAGATGGTCGTCTAATAAAATGGTGTTGTTGAGATTGGCTTTGTAGGCTACTTTTCCCTGCCTTTGATACATGGGAAGCTGGTTAAACAGCCATGAAAGGGTCTGCTTGTAGTTCAATTTACTGTCCTACTTTGAAAACAACTTCTATGAATCCTATCTGGATCGGGTTTGCTTCAGGAGCTGGCGTAAATTTGTAGGTTTTAGCGCTTTGTTGTGCAGCTTCCAGTAAGCAAGCCGCTGTATTTGTACTACCGCGTTTACCAGGCGTGGCTTTAACCACACGACCCTGCCGATTTACCTCAATTTCTACTATGACCGTACCGGTCTCGAAGCAATCTGGTTTAACACCTTGTCCAGCAACTTTGCCACGACCACTTAAGCCGTAACCTTTACCGCCTTGTCCATTGCCAGGGTTGCCGTAATAGGTGTTAGCATAAGGATTTCCATTGAGCTGACCTTTATTTCCAGGTCCGTCACCTGGACCTTCACCGTCGTTGTTTTCCCCATCGACTTCTTGAGCGCCTTCCACATTACTGATGGCGTCAAGTACACTGCTAGATGGTTTGGGCTTAGGTTTTTCGATTGGTTTTTTGACTTCAGGCTTTTTAACCGGCTTTTCTACAGGTTCTGTCACTGTGGGATCTGACTCGATGGTCGGCGCATCGGTATTTTCTTGAGTTTGGACGTTGTCTACTGGCGAGGTTTCAGTAGGTTCTACTGGCTCTGGGTTGGACGGTGGAGTTACTTTAGTAGGTGCCGGCTGAAAATTGTTCCCGCTACCTACGTCAGTATTCCCAAAATTCACTGCGATACCGCTTTCTTGGGGTGGCTCAATAATATTGAGAACAGATACAAACCTGAAAACTGCAATCACTGCAAGTATCAATAATACACTCAGTATCATTGATTTTTTTTGCTCTTTTGTATCCAAATATCCCATAATCAATTAGGTTTTGTGGCAAGCACGCAGGTAATGTCGTTTCTGTTTGCGATATCCATAACCAGCACAGAATTACCTACTTCGCTACCCGTATCTGCTCTTAAGATGATAGACGGCTTTTCCTTGCCTTCAAGCAAACTCAAAATCTGTGCCTCCATTTCTTCAGGCTCGACTTTGGTTGCATTGACATAAAACTCACCTTCTTTTGAAATACTCACAGTAACTTTTCCTTGAGTCTTGGTTTTACCACTGCTGCTAGGCAATAATAAGTCAAGCGCTTGTGGTGTAATCGATGGTGAGGTCAAGAGAAAGAAAACCAGCAACAGAAACACGATGTCTGTCATGGAAGACATGGAAAACTCTGGACTTACCTTATTTCTACCTCTTAAATTCATAATTAAGCAGGTTCATTTAGTAAGTCGAGGAAGTCTACGGCATTTGCCTCCATCTGGTGCACTACCTTATCTGTTTTTACAACGAGGTGATTGTAACCTATGTAGGCGATAATTCCCACAATAAGACCGGCAACCGTGGTGATCATTGCGGTGTAGATACCACCGGCAAGATTCCCCATATCAGCAGAACCACCAGCCTCAGCAAGTTGTCTAAACGCGAGAACCATACCTATTACCGTTCCCAAGAATCCGATCATGGGCGCGGCACCGGCGATAGTTGCCAGGATACTTACGTTTTTCTCTAGTTTATAGACTTCAAGCTTGCCCGCGTTTTCAATCGCTTGATTGATGTCTTCAAGCGGTGATCCTATACGGCTGATACCTTTTTCGGTGAGTCGGGCGACTGGTGAATTTTCTTTGGCACACAGCATTTTTGCCGCATCTATGCGTCCGTTTGCTACGTTATCCTTGATCTGCAACATGAAATTGTCATCGATTTTGGAGCTTTTATTTATTGCCATTAATCGTTCAAAATAGATATAAAAGGCTACAAATAATAAGATGATCAATACTATGATGATCACGGTACCGGCGGTTCCGCCAGCTGTGATCAGGCTTAATAGGGATTCTGATTTCTCGTGAACGATCGGTTCTTCCACGATCTGTTCTGCAGTTTCTTGAAGGAATAGACTCATTTAGTCGCTAGTTGTTGATGGTGTTAACGTGCAAATAGTGTAAAAGATTGTGTAGGTCCTCAAACTCGCGCTTCGACTTCACTCGGCTAACTTTATCTCAACTCATTCGGCACTTCGGCTCCGCTCAATGACCTCAGTTTTGATAAAGCTTTTTTATAGTTACGCTTTCGCGAAAGCGAGACAAAAACAAACGCTTTTGAAACCAGTTACAAGTATAATCAATTCTACAGATAAATGTAGACTCCGGCGAGGCCAACCAATGTAAGAACAATCGTATAAGGCAATGCCATTTTTACCATTCTACCATAGGAAAGATTAATCACAGGGGCAAGGGCTGAGGTAAGCAAGAACAAGAACGCTGCCTGCCCGTTAGGCGTCGCTACACTAGGTAAATTTGTACCCGTATTGATCGCCACGGCAAGATGCTCGTATTGTTCTCTTGTGATTGTTCCAGCGTCGTAAGCGGCACCCACTTCGTTAATGTAAACTGTGGCTACAAATACGTTATCAGAAATCATGCTCAAGAAACCGTTGGCCAGGTAGAATATTGCTGGCTGGCTGCTCGGATCTTGATGTAATGCCCAGTCAATAATGGGAGCAAACAAATGCTGATCGTGGATCATTGCCACGATCACAAAGAATACAACGAGTAATCCTGTAAATGGTAATGCTTCTTCAAAAGCTTTACCTAAACTGTGCTCGTCAGTAATTCCCATAAAAGCCGTCTGGATAACAATGAGTCCTAGACCTATAAATCCTACGGGTGCGATGTGCAATGCAAGTCCAGTAATCAACAATATAGCTGAAATCGCTTGAACGAACAATGCATACTTTTCTTTATCCGTACGTTCTGCGTCTCGCTTCTCCATCCAGCCTTCAATAATCTGACGCACAACAGGAGGCATTTTTTGACCAAAGCCGAACGTTTTTGTCGTCTCTAGCAAAATTGTAGTCAAAATCCCTGCAAAAAGAACAGGAATCGTAATGACTGACATGACTTTAAAGAACTCAACAAAGTTCCAACCTAATTTTGCACCTATGAGTAGGTTTTGTGGTTCTCCCACAATTGTACAAACGCCTCCTAGCGCCGTACCTACCACGCCATGCATCACAAGACTGCGCAAAAACGCTCTGAATTTTTCTAGCGTTTCCCCACTAAGCTGCTCGCGGTCGAGGGTGTTATCGTGATCCAGGTCCAGATCGCTGGAATGAATTTTATGATAGACATTATAAAAACCTAGACCCACGCTTATCAATACCGCAGTCACCGTTAAAGCATCAAGGAAAGCTGATAATAAAGCACTTAGTACGACAAAAACAAGTGAAAGCACCAGCTTAGACTTGATTTTAGTAAACAGCTTCACGAATATGTACATGAGCAGCGGCTTCATGAAATAGATACCTGCCACCATGAAGACTAAAAGAAGAATTACTTCTAAGTTGTTGCTTACTTCTGCATAAACACCGTGCTCAGCGCCTGGATGACCTGGCGTGGTGAGTCCCAATGCCAAAACCTGAATCGCAAGCAAACCACCAGATTGTAGTGGGTAGCATTTAAGAGCCATCGCAAGACAAAAGATGAATTCACCTATGAAAATCCAGCCTAAAATCGTTCCAGAAATTCCCGCAAAAAATGCTACGGTATTAAATACCAGAAAGGCGAGCATGGTGTATTTGAACCAACTGGGACTGTTACCTAAAAAGTTTTTAAACATTATACGAGTTGTTTTAATGCAATTTCAAAAGCGGTTGCGCTTATGTGTTGTTTTGAACTGTTGTTGTTGAACGTATTTTGGATGGCGTTTCTTATGGTCATGCTGGTGTCGTTGAAAATGGCCTCATCAGTCATTTGAACGCGACGCTCCATGAAGTAGGCAAAGACTCGCGCCATACCACAGTTCGAAATAAAATCTGGAATCAGACTCACTCTGGAATCTGTATTTTCCATGATGGGACCGAAGAAAATTTCCTTATCAGCAAAAGGAACATTTGCACCACAAGAAATCACTTCAAGACCTGAATTGATCATGGTGTCGATCTGTTCCTGACTGATCAATCTTGAAGCTGCACAAGGGGCAAAAATTTCTGTTTCCAGCGACCAGATTTGTTTGTTGATATCCTCAAAAGACATCATGTTATCGGCTTTAAGCGCGTTTCCGTCTTTGTTGAGGAAAAGTTCGGTAATCTCCTCGTGCGAGAAACCGTCTTTATTGATCAATCCACCTGCGCGGTCAATGATACCTACGATTTTTGCGCCTAACTGAGAAAGATAGAACGCCGCAGCGCTCCCTACATTACCAAAGCCTTGAATGACGGCTCTCTTACCTTTTATATCTCCACCATAAATATTATAGTAGTGGTGTACGGCTTCTGCAACTCCGTAACCGGTAATCATATCGGCTACTGTGTATTTACGGGAAACATCTGGTGAGAACTCAGGGTTTTCTATAACCTTGATCACACCGTGACGCAACTGACCTATACGATTGATCTTATCAGCCTCAGTAGGGGAGAAGTGGCCATTAAAAACACCCTCTTGAGGATGCCATACGCCACTGTTTTCTGTAATCGGGATCACCTCGTGTATCTCGTCCACATTCAAATCCCCACCAGTTCCGTAATAACTTTTTAACAAAGGAGAAACGGCTTTATACCAGCGCTCCAAGACGCCTTTTTTGCGTGGATCTTGTGGGTCAAAGTTGATTCCTGATTTTGCGCCGCCTATTGCAGGTCCTGAGACCGTGAACTTGATCTCCATGGTTTTTGCTAGAGAGAGCACTTCGTTTTTATCAAGACCTTCTCTCATGCGAGTTCCACCGCCGGCAGCACCGCCTCTCAGACTATTGATTACTGTCCAGCCTTCGGCTTCTGTTTCTGGGTCATTCCAGTGAAAAACGATTTCTGGATCTGCGTTTTCATAGCGTTTAAGGAGTTCTTTCATGTCGTATTTTGGATGTCAGCAAATATAACGAGAGTAAAAATCAATTTGTTAAAATTTACAATTTCTTAAGGGTTGTAAATCGCTCCACTGCTGTGATCGCCCAGAGCCCCTGTCACTGACGCTAGACAATTGTTTGCATTGCGTAACTTGAGTACTCCCAAAAGAGCAAATACCAATGCCTCCTTGAATTCAACAATCATAGGATCTGGAATGACCAGTTGGATTTTTTTATAAGAATTTACCCTCTTCAAAAGATACTTATTATAAGCACCTCCACCGGTTACCAAAACTTTGGAGTTTTCTGAGAGGTTTTGCGCGATTTGGAACGCGGCGTGTTCCGTAAAGGTTGCGAGTGTTTCTTCAGGATTTTTGATGCTTTCGAGTATCGGGAAGATTTTCTCATTGACCCATTCCATTCCCAGGGATTTGGGGTGGGACTGATGATAAAAGGGTAGTTTGTTCAACTTTTTGAGCACAGCGGTTTGAGGAGTTCCCGCTTTCGCGAAAGCGCCACCCGCATCATACTCTTTACCCAGTTTCAAGGCATAATGATTCAAAACGACATTTACCGGGCAGATGTCGTAAGCCAATCGTACACCATTTTTCTCAAAACTCAGATTAGCAAAGCCGCCCAAATTCATGCAGCAGTCGTAATCTGCAAACAACAATCGATCGCCTATGGGAACCAATGGAGCTCCCTGACCACCCATCGCAACATCTTGAACCCTGAAATCACAAACGATCCTATGTTTTGTAATTTGAGCAAGTTCTGGCAGGTTTCCTATCTGATACGTGTAGCCATTTTCTGGTTGATGATGAATGGTGTGACCGTGTGAGCAGATGGCCAGTAGATTGGTAATTTTATAATCTGAGATAAATTCATTGAGAATTTTACCTAAATACTTAGTGTATTCCTGATCCAGTTGCTGCAACTGATCTGGATCACGATGCATCGCCTTTTTGAGGAGGTTCAATATTTCAGATGGATAAGGAACAGTTATCGCATTATGGATTGTAAAGCTCCATTGCTCTTTGCGTACTAAGGTAATGTGGGCAATATCCACACCATCTAGTGATGTGCCGGACATGACTCCTAGAACGTTATAGTACTGATGGTTGGTCATAAAAATTATATGGTGAACGGGTTAAATGCCTTAGTTTTGCAAAACTTAAAATTAACGGATTTAATATACATAGGAAATGGATTTTGGTCTTACTGAAGAGCATTTAATGATTAGGGACGCGGCAAGGGATTTTGCCAAGAATGAGTTACTGCCCGGAGTTATCGAGCGTGACACCCACCAGAGATTCCCTGCAGAGCAGGTGAAAAAGATGGGTGAGCTGGGTTTTTTAGGTATGATGGCTGATCCCAAGTATGGTGGTGGCGGTATGGATACCGTTTCTTATGTGCTGGTTATGGAAGAGCTTTCTAAAATTGATGCGAGTGCCTCCGTCATAGTTTCCGTAAACAACTCGCTCGTTTGTTGGGGTCTGGATACTTTTGGGACTGAAGCTCAGAAGGAAAAGTATTTGACGAAACTTACTACAGGTGAATCCATAGGTGCATTCTGCCTTTCTGAGCCAGAAGCAGGAAGTGATGCAACCTCGCAAAAAACCACTGCCATAGATAAAGGTGATCACTATGTTCTTAACGGTACTAAAAACTGGATCACAAATGGTAACAGTGCTGATTATTACCTCGTCATCGCACAAACCGATCGTGAGAAAAAGCATAGAGGAATCAACGCTTTTATCGTAGAAAAAGGCTGGGATGGTTTTGAAGTAGGTGTAAAAGAAGATAAGCTAGGAATACGCGGTAGCGATACACACTCTTTGATCTTTAATGACGTGAAGGTTCCTAAAGAGAATAGAATAGGAGAAGATGGATTCGGTTTCAAGTTTGCGATGAAAACGCTTTCTGGTGGTCGTATAGGTATCGCCGCTCAAGCGTTGGGAATTGCTAGCGGAGCTTATGAATTGGCTCGTGAATATTCTAAAGTGCGCAAAGCCTTCGGAACTGAAATTTGCAATCACCAAGCCATTGCCTTCAAACTTGCCGATATGCATACCAGCATAACCGCTGCACGTCACATGGTGATGAAAAGTGCTTGGGACAAGGATATGGGTAAGAATTATGACATGAGTGGAGCTATGGCAAAACTTTATGCTTCACAAGTGGCTATGGACGTTACTGTTGAAGCAGTTCAGGTTCATGGTGGTAACGGCTATGTAAAAGAATACCACGTAGAACGTTTGATGCGTGATGCAAAAATCACTCAGATATATGAAGGAACAAGTGAGATTCAGAAAATTGTGATCTCAAGAGGTTTACTTCAAGACTGACTCTAAAAACTCAGAACTTTTAAGCCGTTTTACTGCCAGGGTAAAACGGCTTTTTTGTTTGTGGTAAGTGAGAATTAAAAGATACTATAACCTTTAAGTTAAAGTATTTTACAGATAACATGCTATTTTACAGAATAATTAAAGGAGAATAGTACTTTAGCAGCATGAAAAAAATTGTTGTTACAGGAGGTCTAGGCTACATAGGGTCTCACGTTACTGTTGAGTTGCAAGAGCAAGGTTACGACGTAGTTGTCTTAGACAATCTTTCTAATACATCAATTGATGTATTGGATAATATTGGCCGCATCACAGGTAAAAAACCTGAATTTGAACAACTCGATGTGCGTAATAAACAGGCCGTTGCTGGATTTTTCGGAAAACATCATGATGTCGATGGGATCATTCATTTTGCAGCCTCAAAGGCAGTAGGTGAAAGTGTTGAAAATCCGCTTCTGTATTACGAGAACAATCTCAATTCTCTAGTTTATATACTTCAGAACATCCAAGATAAGCAGGTGAGCTTTATCTTCAGTTCTTCATGTACCGTTTATGGTCAGGCAGATGAATTACCTATCACGGAACAAGCCCCAGTCAAGCCTGCAGAATCTCCATATGGAAACACAAAACAAGTAGGCGAGGAAATCATAAGAGATACATGTAAGGTAGCTCCTAATCTTAAAGCAATCGCTCTGCGATATTTTAACCCCATAGGAGCACATAAAAGTGCCGAGATCGGAGAGCTGCCTCTGGGAGTGCCACAAAATCTTGTTCCTTACATTACCCAAACAGCGGCAGGGCTTAGAGAAGAATTATCTGTTTTTGGTGATGATTACCCGACTCGCGATGGTACAGCCATTAGAGACTATATACATGTTGTAGACCTAGCAAAAGCTCACGTTGCAGCTCTCCAGAGACTTATTGAAGATAAGGCTGAAACTAATTATGAGGTTTTTAATGTAGGAACTGGTACAGGTTCTACCGTTCTAGAAGTAGTAAATGCTTTTGAAAAATCTACCGGTCAAAAACTCAATTACAAAATTGTTGATAGACGCGCCGGCGATGTTACAGCAGCCTACGCACAAACTGATAAGGTAAATAAAATACTAGGCTGGAAGACCGAGTATTCTCTTGAGGACTCCCTCGCCAGCGCTTGGAAGTGGGAGAAGAAAGTGAGGAGGATTAGCTAGTCCGCGGTTTGCAGTAGGAGTTTTGAGCACTCAATTAATGTTGCAATAATATATCATATATCAAGTCGAGCGACAGTCGACACTGATTTTTAGATGGAGAAAGCCAATCGTTCTAGACTGCCGCTCGAACCGAAATTCGTCAAATTTCTCCAATGAAAAGCCTCCTCGAGGAGTTGGGGTGTTGGCAAGATTAAACTAGGTTAATTCAGGATACTACATTTTGTATTACAAAAACTCAGACACCTGCTCGTTTACCCATTCTAGAAACCGCTCGTCGCTCTCGTCAAAAGCATTGATGGTATGGCTGTCGATATCGATCTGCCCTATGTTTTTGCCATTCTTAAATAATGGAATGACGACCTCGCTTTTCACATGGATACTGCAAGCGATGTAATTATCTTGTGCGGTTACGTCATCCACCACAAAGTTTTTATTTGACACAGCTACCTGTCCACATATGCCTTTCCCAAATGGGATTACCGTATGGTCAGTAGGTTCTCCAGCCTGCGCTTTTAAGTGTAATGTAGGCTCAGTCTCATGTGCCATGTAGAATCCCACCCAGTTATAACGATCTAGATTCTTTTGAATCAAGTCGCAAATTGCTTGCATTTTTACCTGTGGTTGAAAATCAGGGTTTTTTGCGATTTCAGTGATTTTGGGTTTGAGATCTTCCTTCTTCATGGTCTGACATTTAGGACGACAAAACTACTCACGCACCTATTTTTTAATGACTAACTTTGTCTTAAATAATGCTATTTTGAGCAAACTCAAGCCTTATTATCCAGTATTCAAATTTGTAGGGATTTTTGCAGGTATCTACGTGATCTTGTCGTTGTTGTATTACCTCTACACGAGCCAAGACTGGACTGGGGTAAACTATCCAGATCCAGTCACTTCACACGTGAGTCACCAGACTAAGGAATTACTGCAGCTATTAGGTTACAACGCAACTATTGAAAACACGGCGCAACTCCCTTCCATCAATCTTTTCATCGATGGGAATATTGTTTTCAGGGTCATCGAGGGCTGCAATGCCATGAGTGTAAGCATTCTGTTTCTTGCTTTTGTTCTCGCTTTCGCGAAAGCGTGGAAAAAAACGCTCCTTTTCTGTTTATTTGGAGTCTTGGCGATTTATGCGGTTAATTTGTTCAGGCTCGTGCTACTGGCGGTAATTTTTGTAGATCATCCTGATTATGCGCATACTGCTCACGATTTGATCTTCCCAGCGATCATTTACGGAATGACCGTTTTGTTATGGATCTTCTGGATCAGAAAACCTAAGAACGCATGACGGTTTCCAGGCTCATATCGTTTGTAATGATCGCTTTGTTGCTGACCGGGCTGGTATGCGTTAGAGCTTTTGAGGTAGCGATTTTTCAAGATCCCTTGCAAAGTTATTTTTTAGGTGATTTCCAGAAATATGCCTTTCCTGAGGTCAATATTTTTAAACTGATTGCGCTGACCAGTTTTAGGTTTTTGATCAACACGGTTTTGTCGCTCTGGATCTTATGGTTTCTCTACAAAAAGAAGCGATTTGTCAATGCAGCCTTATGGGTGTACCTGTTTGCGTTTGTCATCTTAATGGCTTTATTTATTATTCTATTTCAAACGAGCGGCGACCTGGGGAAAATGGCATTTTTCTACACAAGAAGATTTTTGATTCATCCTGTAATTTTATTTGTGCTGGTGGCTGGTTTCTACTTTTTGAAAAGTAAGAAACGTCTGAATTTTGACTAATTCACCTTCTCTGTTACGTGATTTCCACCACTATCAAAATAACGATAAACCTGTCTCTCGCCATTTTCTTTGATAAAAATGTAGCTACTGTCATCTGAATCTGTAACTGGTGCCTCATCATTTAGATAGGCAATAAGGTTAGGAAACAAAGAAACGCTGCTTTTGATCTGTCTACGATAGGGTTCAAAGTCGGACGGTGCGTGAACAGCAAATAGTGCGCTGAACATACTGTTTCTCAAAACAGGATCTTTGATGACACTCTCATAAACCTGCCCGGTATATTCTAATCCTACATACCCTCCATGATCAGCTACTAAGACGATAAGCGCATTTTCATCATGCTTTTTAATCAAGGTGATCAATTCTTCAAGTTTAGGATTTACCTCCTCGAGATTTTTGAGGTATTCTTCACGCTCTTCGATCTTACCAAGTGTTTGCTTTTTTCCTGGAGTGATGTGACCAGGTTTCAGAATTTCTATAAAGGAAAAGTTGGGTTGGTCTGATTTTGTTTGACTCAGATAGGCTTTAAAATCTTCCATATAATTCAGATCGGCCCGGAATTTTGGGAAAAAATCTAAATCTTTAGATTGGATGTTATTAAGATTATACCCGCTTTCTACATAGTTCAATCGCAGATAATTGGAACTTGAAAAAAATGAAGTTAAGTAATCGTTGTTTTTAAAAGTTTTCAAAACCTGATTGGAACCAGAGATGATTTCCCGCGCGTAGGGAAGCTCATTATGCGTAAGATTATAATTATGATAATGATGGCTCGCTGTAAAAAGTGCTGCATTTGAACTCAGCGTAGAGCTATAATTACTTCTATACTCGTTATTGAAAATAAACCCTTCGTTTTCAAGATGGTTATAAAATTCCTTATTATCAAAAGAGTAGTAACTTTCTCTGAGCGTTTCTCTTCCAGGGTAACCATCAGGCTGGATGATATAGATATTAGGTTTTTTCTTGAAAGTTTGCTGATTCCATTTTTGATCGTGAATCCAATCATATTTATAATCAAAAACTTCTATAAAATAAGGAGTCCAACTCACTAGACCTATTAAAAACATCGCAGCTAAAAGCAGGGTAAAAGCTTTATAAAACCGCGATAAGAAAAACACTCCTATCATAGTAGCAATACCCAAAGCAATCAGAGCCTTCAAATGAAAGCCACGATACCTGATGAAAGAGATTGCAATAGAACTGATTATTGCGAAAACCAAGAAATAGAGCTTTTTACGATCCCAGTCGTTTTTCTTGAAGAAGTAATCCAGGACCAGAAGAATGATGCTGGGAATGGCAATAAAAAGCAAAGCAAGACCGCTAAGTTGTTCCACAGAATTAACTTGGAAAAAGTTATGTCGATACGTGTAAAGTATTAAGTATAGACCGGGCAAAACACTCGCCGTCCACCAGTAATGGCGGTCGCTTTTGAGATAATCCAGCAGCTTTTGCTTCATTTTTTCTGCATTAAAAACAGGGTGCGTTCTGTGCCCTCGATCTTTTCTGATTTTAGTATGGTGTAGAGTTGTTGGTACGCTTTCGCGAAAGCGTCAACTCCATAAAAATCAAATAAATGGCGCGCATCCCGCTTACTGTCCAAAATGAACTTTACCCAACTGTCGTCTCGATCTGGAAACTCGATGATGAGGTAGGGGCTGAGCCTTGCAAAAAAGGCTGCGCTCATCTCAAAAGGCACATTACCTGTGAGCGTGAGGTGGTGAATCAACGCCAGCGCCATACTCAAATCGGGCTGCCATGAGATCAAACGGTCGATGAATGAATCACGCTCTTGATTCTCAAAACCTATAGCCGGAGCAGGTTGCAAAAGATCCGTGACCAGCGAGTGGATCTTTCCAGACTTTAGGTGGTTTCTATAACATTGATCAACCGCGCTCTGATCGATGTCACAAACCATGACCTG
This genomic interval from Nonlabens spongiae contains the following:
- a CDS encoding energy transducer TonB; protein product: MILSVLLILAVIAVFRFVSVLNIIEPPQESGIAVNFGNTDVGSGNNFQPAPTKVTPPSNPEPVEPTETSPVDNVQTQENTDAPTIESDPTVTEPVEKPVKKPEVKKPIEKPKPKPSSSVLDAISNVEGAQEVDGENNDGEGPGDGPGNKGQLNGNPYANTYYGNPGNGQGGKGYGLSGRGKVAGQGVKPDCFETGTVIVEIEVNRQGRVVKATPGKRGSTNTAACLLEAAQQSAKTYKFTPAPEANPIQIGFIEVVFKVGQ
- a CDS encoding ExbD/TolR family protein, producing the protein MNLRGRNKVSPEFSMSSMTDIVFLLLVFFLLTSPSITPQALDLLLPSSSGKTKTQGKVTVSISKEGEFYVNATKVEPEEMEAQILSLLEGKEKPSIILRADTGSEVGNSVLVMDIANRNDITCVLATKPN
- a CDS encoding MotA/TolQ/ExbB proton channel family protein translates to MSLFLQETAEQIVEEPIVHEKSESLLSLITAGGTAGTVIIIVLIILLFVAFYIYFERLMAINKSSKIDDNFMLQIKDNVANGRIDAAKMLCAKENSPVARLTEKGISRIGSPLEDINQAIENAGKLEVYKLEKNVSILATIAGAAPMIGFLGTVIGMVLAFRQLAEAGGSADMGNLAGGIYTAMITTVAGLIVGIIAYIGYNHLVVKTDKVVHQMEANAVDFLDLLNEPA
- the nhaB gene encoding sodium/proton antiporter NhaB; protein product: MFKNFLGNSPSWFKYTMLAFLVFNTVAFFAGISGTILGWIFIGEFIFCLAMALKCYPLQSGGLLAIQVLALGLTTPGHPGAEHGVYAEVSNNLEVILLLVFMVAGIYFMKPLLMYIFVKLFTKIKSKLVLSLVFVVLSALLSAFLDALTVTAVLISVGLGFYNVYHKIHSSDLDLDHDNTLDREQLSGETLEKFRAFLRSLVMHGVVGTALGGVCTIVGEPQNLLIGAKLGWNFVEFFKVMSVITIPVLFAGILTTILLETTKTFGFGQKMPPVVRQIIEGWMEKRDAERTDKEKYALFVQAISAILLITGLALHIAPVGFIGLGLIVIQTAFMGITDEHSLGKAFEEALPFTGLLVVFFVIVAMIHDQHLFAPIIDWALHQDPSSQPAIFYLANGFLSMISDNVFVATVYINEVGAAYDAGTITREQYEHLAVAINTGTNLPSVATPNGQAAFLFLLTSALAPVINLSYGRMVKMALPYTIVLTLVGLAGVYIYL
- a CDS encoding Glu/Leu/Phe/Val dehydrogenase dimerization domain-containing protein; translation: MKELLKRYENADPEIVFHWNDPETEAEGWTVINSLRGGAAGGGTRMREGLDKNEVLSLAKTMEIKFTVSGPAIGGAKSGINFDPQDPRKKGVLERWYKAVSPLLKSYYGTGGDLNVDEIHEVIPITENSGVWHPQEGVFNGHFSPTEADKINRIGQLRHGVIKVIENPEFSPDVSRKYTVADMITGYGVAEAVHHYYNIYGGDIKGKRAVIQGFGNVGSAAAFYLSQLGAKIVGIIDRAGGLINKDGFSHEEITELFLNKDGNALKADNMMSFEDINKQIWSLETEIFAPCAASRLISQEQIDTMINSGLEVISCGANVPFADKEIFFGPIMENTDSRVSLIPDFISNCGMARVFAYFMERRVQMTDEAIFNDTSMTIRNAIQNTFNNNSSKQHISATAFEIALKQLV
- a CDS encoding anhydro-N-acetylmuramic acid kinase produces the protein MTNHQYYNVLGVMSGTSLDGVDIAHITLVRKEQWSFTIHNAITVPYPSEILNLLKKAMHRDPDQLQQLDQEYTKYLGKILNEFISDYKITNLLAICSHGHTIHHQPENGYTYQIGNLPELAQITKHRIVCDFRVQDVAMGGQGAPLVPIGDRLLFADYDCCMNLGGFANLSFEKNGVRLAYDICPVNVVLNHYALKLGKEYDAGGAFAKAGTPQTAVLKKLNKLPFYHQSHPKSLGMEWVNEKIFPILESIKNPEETLATFTEHAAFQIAQNLSENSKVLVTGGGAYNKYLLKRVNSYKKIQLVIPDPMIVEFKEALVFALLGVLKLRNANNCLASVTGALGDHSSGAIYNP
- a CDS encoding acyl-CoA dehydrogenase gives rise to the protein MDFGLTEEHLMIRDAARDFAKNELLPGVIERDTHQRFPAEQVKKMGELGFLGMMADPKYGGGGMDTVSYVLVMEELSKIDASASVIVSVNNSLVCWGLDTFGTEAQKEKYLTKLTTGESIGAFCLSEPEAGSDATSQKTTAIDKGDHYVLNGTKNWITNGNSADYYLVIAQTDREKKHRGINAFIVEKGWDGFEVGVKEDKLGIRGSDTHSLIFNDVKVPKENRIGEDGFGFKFAMKTLSGGRIGIAAQALGIASGAYELAREYSKVRKAFGTEICNHQAIAFKLADMHTSITAARHMVMKSAWDKDMGKNYDMSGAMAKLYASQVAMDVTVEAVQVHGGNGYVKEYHVERLMRDAKITQIYEGTSEIQKIVISRGLLQD
- the galE gene encoding UDP-glucose 4-epimerase GalE; translated protein: MKKIVVTGGLGYIGSHVTVELQEQGYDVVVLDNLSNTSIDVLDNIGRITGKKPEFEQLDVRNKQAVAGFFGKHHDVDGIIHFAASKAVGESVENPLLYYENNLNSLVYILQNIQDKQVSFIFSSSCTVYGQADELPITEQAPVKPAESPYGNTKQVGEEIIRDTCKVAPNLKAIALRYFNPIGAHKSAEIGELPLGVPQNLVPYITQTAAGLREELSVFGDDYPTRDGTAIRDYIHVVDLAKAHVAALQRLIEDKAETNYEVFNVGTGTGSTVLEVVNAFEKSTGQKLNYKIVDRRAGDVTAAYAQTDKVNKILGWKTEYSLEDSLASAWKWEKKVRRIS
- a CDS encoding GAF domain-containing protein; its protein translation is MKKEDLKPKITEIAKNPDFQPQVKMQAICDLIQKNLDRYNWVGFYMAHETEPTLHLKAQAGEPTDHTVIPFGKGICGQVAVSNKNFVVDDVTAQDNYIACSIHVKSEVVIPLFKNGKNIGQIDIDSHTINAFDESDERFLEWVNEQVSEFL
- the xrtF gene encoding exosortase family protein XrtF; this translates as MSKLKPYYPVFKFVGIFAGIYVILSLLYYLYTSQDWTGVNYPDPVTSHVSHQTKELLQLLGYNATIENTAQLPSINLFIDGNIVFRVIEGCNAMSVSILFLAFVLAFAKAWKKTLLFCLFGVLAIYAVNLFRLVLLAVIFVDHPDYAHTAHDLIFPAIIYGMTVLLWIFWIRKPKNA